The proteins below are encoded in one region of Microscilla marina ATCC 23134:
- a CDS encoding thymidylate synthase: MQQYTDLVQHVLENGVRKGDRTGTGTLSVFGYQMRFNLADGFPLVTTKKIHLRSVIHELLWFLKGDTNIRYLQDNGVTIWDEWADDDGNLGSVYGAQWRSWQTATGETVDQITNLINQIKRNPNSRRLMVSAWNVGEIDKMALPPCHTMFQFYVAEGKLSCQLYQRSADIGLGIPFNIASYALLLEMVAQVTGLKAGEFIHTFGDAHIYANHEKALREQIQRKPYALPRLELNSEVKDLFKFTYEDIKVVDYQYHPMIKLPVAV, translated from the coding sequence ATGCAGCAATATACAGATTTGGTACAGCACGTATTGGAAAATGGTGTGCGTAAGGGTGACAGAACAGGGACAGGTACATTGAGTGTATTTGGTTATCAAATGCGTTTTAATCTGGCAGATGGTTTTCCTTTGGTGACTACCAAAAAAATACACTTACGATCGGTTATTCATGAGCTTTTGTGGTTCTTGAAAGGCGATACTAATATACGCTATTTGCAAGACAATGGAGTGACTATTTGGGATGAATGGGCTGATGATGATGGAAACTTAGGGTCGGTATATGGAGCTCAGTGGAGAAGCTGGCAAACTGCAACTGGTGAAACGGTTGACCAGATTACTAATTTGATCAATCAAATTAAGCGCAATCCCAATTCGCGCCGCCTGATGGTAAGTGCGTGGAACGTGGGCGAAATAGATAAAATGGCTTTGCCGCCTTGCCATACTATGTTTCAGTTTTATGTAGCTGAGGGTAAGTTATCGTGTCAGTTGTATCAACGAAGCGCAGATATAGGGCTAGGAATTCCGTTTAATATTGCATCTTATGCTTTATTATTAGAGATGGTTGCCCAGGTTACTGGCTTAAAGGCTGGCGAGTTTATCCATACTTTTGGTGATGCTCATATCTATGCTAACCACGAAAAGGCCCTGCGTGAACAAATTCAGCGTAAACCTTATGCTTTGCCACGACTTGAGTTAAACAGTGAGGTAAAAGACCTATTTAAATTTACCTATGAAGATATTAAGGTGGTAGATTATCAATATCATCCAATGATAAAATTACCAGTAGCTGTATAA
- the rplQ gene encoding 50S ribosomal protein L17, whose product MRHRKGFNHLGRTAPHRKAMLSNMASSLILHKRIKTTVAKAKALRQYVEPLLTKAKNDNMHSRRVVFSYLQDKESVKELFDEVADKISNRNGGYTRIIKLGNRLGDNAEMCLIELVDYNETYQPEAKAKKPKTRRSRRGGGKKDTESTPDTNAKVEDKAPENKSEDAKGDDKE is encoded by the coding sequence ATGAGACATAGAAAGGGATTCAATCATTTGGGAAGAACTGCCCCACACAGAAAGGCAATGCTTTCCAATATGGCGTCTTCTTTAATTTTGCATAAACGAATTAAAACTACAGTTGCCAAGGCAAAAGCATTACGTCAGTATGTAGAGCCTCTTTTAACAAAGGCTAAGAATGACAATATGCATTCTCGTCGTGTAGTATTTTCTTATTTGCAGGATAAAGAATCTGTAAAAGAATTGTTTGACGAAGTTGCTGATAAGATTTCTAATAGAAACGGTGGTTATACCCGCATTATTAAGTTGGGTAACCGTTTGGGTGATAACGCTGAGATGTGTTTGATAGAGTTAGTTGATTATAACGAAACCTATCAGCCTGAAGCAAAAGCCAAGAAACCAAAAACTCGTCGTAGCCGTCGTGGAGGTGGTAAGAAAGATACAGAAAGTACTCCAGACACAAATGCTAAAGTAGAAGATAAAGCTCCTGAGAATAAATCTGAGGATGCTAAAGGAGACGATAAGGAATAA